A genomic region of Ensifer adhaerens contains the following coding sequences:
- the rkpK gene encoding UDP-glucose 6-dehydrogenase yields the protein MKITMIGAGYVGLVSGVCFADFGHDVVCLDKDESKIDALMQGRIPIFEPGLDQLVASNVASGRLSFTTDLVSAVADSDVIFIAVGTPSRRGDGHADLSYVHAAAREIAVNLQGFTVIVTKSTVPVGTGDEVERIIRETNPDADFAVVSNPEFLREGAAIEDFKRPDRIVIGVADDDARTRDVMTEVYRPLYLNQSPLVFTSRRTSELIKYAGNAFLAMKITFINEMADLCEKVGANVQDVARGIGLDGRIGSKFLHAGPGYGGSCFPKDTLALVKTAQDHDAPVRLVETTVAINDNRKRAMGRKVIAAAGGDVRGHKIAILGLTFKPNTDDMRDSPAIAIVQTLQDAGAHIVGYDPEGMDNARKIIDGIDYASDPYEAANEADALVIVTEWNEFRALDFRRLKSAMKTPVLVDLRNIYRQDEVAKHGFAYSSIGRPL from the coding sequence ATGAAAATCACGATGATCGGCGCAGGCTATGTAGGCCTCGTTTCCGGTGTGTGTTTTGCGGATTTCGGTCACGATGTTGTCTGCCTCGACAAGGATGAGAGCAAGATCGACGCCTTGATGCAGGGGCGTATTCCGATCTTCGAACCCGGCCTCGATCAATTGGTGGCCAGCAACGTCGCCTCGGGCCGTCTGTCGTTCACCACCGATCTCGTTTCGGCCGTCGCCGACAGCGACGTCATCTTCATCGCCGTCGGCACCCCTTCCCGCCGTGGCGATGGCCACGCCGACCTCTCCTACGTGCATGCGGCGGCGCGCGAGATCGCCGTGAACCTCCAGGGCTTCACCGTCATCGTCACCAAATCCACCGTTCCGGTCGGCACCGGCGACGAGGTCGAGCGCATCATCCGCGAAACCAATCCGGATGCTGATTTCGCCGTCGTCTCCAATCCGGAATTCCTGCGCGAAGGCGCGGCGATCGAGGACTTCAAGCGGCCCGACCGCATCGTCATCGGTGTTGCCGATGATGACGCGCGGACTCGTGACGTCATGACCGAAGTTTACCGGCCGCTCTATCTCAACCAGTCGCCGCTGGTCTTCACGTCGCGCCGCACCTCCGAGCTGATCAAGTATGCCGGCAACGCCTTCCTGGCGATGAAGATCACCTTCATCAACGAGATGGCGGATCTTTGCGAAAAGGTCGGCGCCAATGTGCAGGACGTCGCCCGCGGCATCGGCCTCGACGGCCGCATAGGCTCGAAGTTCCTGCATGCGGGACCGGGATACGGCGGCTCGTGCTTCCCGAAGGACACGCTGGCCCTGGTCAAGACCGCACAGGACCATGATGCGCCCGTCCGTCTCGTGGAGACCACGGTTGCGATCAACGACAACCGCAAGCGGGCAATGGGCCGCAAGGTGATTGCGGCGGCCGGCGGCGACGTGCGCGGCCACAAGATCGCGATCCTCGGCCTCACATTCAAGCCGAACACCGACGACATGCGCGACAGCCCGGCGATTGCCATCGTGCAGACGCTGCAGGACGCCGGCGCCCACATTGTCGGCTACGACCCGGAAGGCATGGACAACGCCCGGAAGATCATCGACGGTATCGACTATGCGAGCGACCCCTATGAGGCGGCCAACGAAGCCGATGCATTGGTGATCGTGACGGAATGGAACGAATTCCGCGCGCTCGACTTCCGCCGGCTGAAGTCGGCGATGAAGACGCCTGTGCTCGTCGACCTCCGCAACATCTACCGCCAGGACGAAGTTGCCAAGCACGGCTTTGCCTATTCCAGCATCGGCCGGCCCCTCTGA
- a CDS encoding NAD-dependent epimerase — MRYLITGTAGFIGFHLAKRLIDEGHFVVGFDGMTPYYDVTLKQRRHEILARSNGFKAVVGMLEDRAALNHAAEIAEPEVIIHLAAQAGVRYSLENPKAYVDSNLVGSWNVLELARELGPKHLMLASTSSIYGANEKIPFAETDRADEPMTLYAATKKSAELMAHSYAHLYKVPTTAFRFFTVYGPWGRPDMALFKFVDAIHKGQPIDIYGEGRMSRDFTYIDDLVEGILRLSYVAPAEENRVPAEKAEDTLSRQGPFRVVNIGGGQPVELMTFVETVEKAVGKPALRNMLPMQQGDVPRTYASPDLLEALTDFKPSIPVEEGVARFAAWYEEYYNVGGKAGPSAPQA; from the coding sequence GTGCGTTACCTCATCACCGGCACCGCGGGCTTCATCGGCTTTCATCTCGCCAAGCGATTGATCGACGAAGGGCATTTCGTGGTCGGCTTCGACGGCATGACGCCCTATTACGACGTGACGCTGAAGCAGCGGCGGCATGAAATCCTGGCGCGTTCGAACGGCTTCAAGGCTGTCGTCGGCATGCTCGAAGACCGCGCAGCGCTCAACCATGCGGCAGAGATTGCCGAGCCGGAGGTCATCATCCACCTCGCGGCCCAGGCCGGCGTTCGCTACAGCCTCGAAAATCCGAAGGCCTATGTGGATTCCAACCTGGTCGGCTCCTGGAACGTCCTGGAATTGGCGCGGGAGCTCGGCCCCAAGCACCTGATGCTGGCTTCGACGTCCTCGATCTATGGCGCCAACGAGAAGATCCCGTTTGCGGAAACCGATCGCGCCGACGAGCCGATGACACTCTATGCGGCCACCAAGAAATCAGCGGAACTGATGGCGCACAGCTATGCGCATCTCTACAAGGTTCCGACCACTGCCTTTCGCTTTTTCACCGTCTACGGGCCTTGGGGGCGGCCTGACATGGCGCTGTTCAAGTTCGTCGACGCCATCCACAAGGGGCAGCCGATCGACATCTATGGCGAAGGCCGCATGAGCCGCGACTTCACCTATATCGACGACCTCGTCGAAGGCATCCTCCGGCTCTCGTATGTGGCCCCGGCCGAAGAGAACCGCGTGCCTGCCGAAAAGGCCGAAGACACGCTGTCGCGCCAGGGGCCTTTCCGGGTGGTCAACATCGGCGGCGGCCAGCCGGTCGAACTGATGACATTCGTCGAAACGGTCGAGAAGGCCGTCGGCAAGCCGGCGCTGCGCAACATGCTGCCCATGCAGCAGGGCGATGTGCCGCGCACCTACGCCTCCCCGGACCTCCTGGAGGCCCTGACCGACTTCAAACCCTCGATACCGGTGGAAGAAGGCGTGGCACGCTTTGCCGCCTGGTATGAGGAATATTACAATGTCGGCGGAAAAGCCGGACCCTCGGCCCCGCAAGCATAA
- a CDS encoding ArsR/SmtB family transcription factor, which produces MSTDSKDDLVFKALANSLRRQMLDAMKHAPQTTGMLCEQFGNLDRCTVMQHLKVLEEAELVLVRREGRERWNHLNALPIQSIHDRWISQYAGHAMSVLSALQQGLTRPSE; this is translated from the coding sequence ATGTCAACCGATTCGAAAGACGATCTCGTTTTCAAGGCCTTGGCCAACAGCCTGCGGCGACAGATGCTCGACGCCATGAAGCACGCGCCGCAGACCACCGGCATGCTCTGCGAGCAATTCGGCAACCTTGACCGCTGCACCGTCATGCAGCATCTGAAGGTGCTGGAAGAGGCGGAACTCGTGCTTGTCCGGCGCGAGGGTCGCGAGCGCTGGAACCATTTGAACGCTTTGCCGATCCAATCCATTCACGACCGCTGGATCAGCCAATATGCGGGACACGCGATGTCGGTACTTTCCGCCCTGCAACAGGGGTTGACCCGACCGTCGGAGTGA
- a CDS encoding SRPBCC domain-containing protein produces the protein MPFEFRVNGRIDRPVAQVFDAVVNPDQLSRYFVTLGGISGPLVAGATVKWWGEVPVQVEAVEQNERIVFRWGATVAKGEEPYQTSVEMRFQSLDDGATMVTIAEKGWRENEQGQKGSYINCEGWSQMLACMKAWLEYGINLRQGYYLSELSGKPALEPQA, from the coding sequence ATGCCCTTCGAATTCCGTGTGAATGGACGGATCGATCGCCCGGTCGCCCAGGTCTTCGATGCCGTCGTCAATCCGGATCAGCTCAGCCGCTATTTCGTCACCCTTGGAGGCATCAGCGGCCCCCTGGTCGCAGGGGCAACGGTCAAGTGGTGGGGGGAGGTGCCGGTCCAGGTCGAGGCGGTCGAGCAGAACGAGCGTATCGTCTTTCGTTGGGGCGCCACGGTCGCCAAGGGCGAGGAGCCCTACCAGACCAGCGTCGAAATGCGCTTCCAGTCGCTGGATGACGGCGCCACCATGGTGACGATCGCCGAAAAGGGATGGCGCGAGAACGAGCAGGGGCAAAAGGGATCTTATATCAACTGCGAAGGTTGGTCGCAGATGCTGGCCTGCATGAAGGCCTGGCTCGAATACGGAATCAACCTGCGCCAGGGCTATTACCTCAGCGAACTCTCAGGCAAGCCGGCGCTCGAACCGCAAGCCTGA
- a CDS encoding L,D-transpeptidase: MCVSRNSAGRLAQLFALLLATSTLASCVTTSGPAKPKGPDPYYVAMYGPLPNEKFPLDAIDISKVDKRYLRQQVAYQTHEPPGTIIIDTQNRFLYLVQDGGMAMRYGIGVGKAGLEFEGEARIARKSEWPRWTPTQSMVEREPERYGPLAGGMEPGVRNPLGPRALYLFQGNRDTLFRIHGTTEAWSIGKAVSSGCIRLFNPDIIDLYSRVPLDSRVVVLQTEPPMTEPAGGIPMASAANGGLPPVY, translated from the coding sequence ATGTGTGTGTCCCGGAACAGCGCCGGCCGCCTGGCGCAGCTCTTCGCCCTTCTTCTCGCCACCTCGACGCTCGCTAGTTGCGTCACCACCTCGGGGCCGGCCAAGCCGAAGGGGCCGGATCCATACTATGTGGCGATGTACGGGCCGCTGCCGAATGAAAAATTCCCGCTGGATGCGATCGACATCAGCAAGGTCGACAAGCGCTATCTGCGCCAGCAGGTCGCCTACCAGACGCACGAGCCGCCGGGCACGATCATCATCGACACCCAGAACCGGTTCCTCTATCTCGTGCAGGATGGCGGCATGGCGATGCGCTACGGCATCGGCGTCGGCAAGGCCGGCCTGGAGTTCGAAGGCGAAGCGCGCATCGCGCGCAAATCCGAATGGCCGCGCTGGACGCCGACGCAAAGCATGGTCGAACGCGAGCCTGAACGCTACGGCCCGCTTGCTGGCGGCATGGAACCGGGCGTGCGCAATCCTCTCGGGCCGCGCGCGCTCTACCTTTTCCAGGGCAACCGCGACACGCTGTTCCGCATCCACGGCACCACCGAGGCCTGGTCGATCGGCAAGGCGGTGTCGAGCGGCTGCATCCGCCTCTTCAATCCCGACATCATTGACCTCTACAGCCGCGTGCCGCTCGACTCACGCGTCGTCGTGCTGCAGACGGAACCGCCGATGACCGAGCCGGCCGGCGGCATCCCGATGGCAAGCGCTGCCAATGGCGGCCTGCCGCCGGTCTACTGA
- the recO gene encoding DNA repair protein RecO produces MQWSDQAIILGIRRHGESSAIVEVMSATHGRHLGMVRSGRSRMMQPVLQPGNSVEVTWRARLDEHMGEFRIEPVELRAARLMETATSVYGIQALGALLRLLPERDPHPHLYEALTVIVDHLADPADAGELFVRFELAVLNDLGFGLDLTECVATGTRTELVYVSPKSGRAVCREAGERYADRMLALPDFLSAEARRAADHDSLAAAFRLTAFFLNRHVYEPRGLDVSSARDGFVHAALKALKTQSSAA; encoded by the coding sequence ATGCAATGGAGCGATCAGGCCATCATTCTCGGGATCCGGCGGCACGGCGAAAGCTCGGCCATCGTGGAGGTTATGAGCGCTACCCACGGCCGACATCTCGGCATGGTGCGCTCGGGTCGCTCGCGCATGATGCAGCCGGTTCTGCAGCCGGGCAATTCGGTGGAAGTCACCTGGCGCGCCCGGCTTGACGAGCATATGGGCGAATTCCGCATCGAACCTGTGGAACTGCGCGCCGCCCGTCTGATGGAGACGGCGACTTCGGTCTACGGTATCCAGGCGCTCGGAGCGCTCCTGCGGCTGCTTCCCGAGCGTGACCCGCATCCGCATCTCTATGAGGCGCTGACGGTCATTGTCGATCATCTCGCCGATCCCGCCGATGCCGGCGAATTGTTCGTGCGCTTCGAACTTGCGGTGCTCAACGACCTCGGCTTCGGGCTCGATCTCACGGAATGCGTGGCAACCGGCACCCGCACCGAACTCGTCTACGTCTCGCCGAAATCGGGCAGGGCGGTCTGCCGGGAGGCGGGAGAGCGTTATGCCGACCGCATGCTGGCGCTGCCAGATTTCCTTTCGGCCGAAGCGCGAAGGGCTGCAGATCACGACAGTCTTGCCGCCGCCTTCCGCCTGACCGCCTTCTTCCTCAATCGCCATGTCTACGAGCCGCGCGGCCTCGATGTTTCCTCGGCGCGCGACGGCTTCGTCCATGCGGCGCTCAAGGCGCTGAAAACGCAGTCCTCCGCCGCCTGA
- a CDS encoding PaaI family thioesterase — MVQELYPGMSVSGIGVLSLDRVARDGGLKAMQDLLSGDLPAPPMSKTLKFGLSEVEEGRVVFKGLPTEEHLNPLGTVHGGWTATIMDSALGCAVFTTVKPGEAYTTVEFKVNLVRPLLPGTGEVFCEGRIVHRGRTIATSEAWLRDVNGKLLAHGTETCAIFPIDNLRR; from the coding sequence ATGGTTCAAGAACTGTATCCCGGCATGTCCGTATCCGGTATCGGCGTCCTGTCGCTCGACCGCGTCGCCCGTGATGGCGGCCTCAAGGCGATGCAGGACCTGTTGAGCGGCGACCTGCCGGCCCCACCGATGTCGAAGACATTGAAGTTCGGGCTAAGCGAAGTGGAGGAGGGCCGGGTTGTCTTCAAGGGATTGCCGACCGAGGAGCATCTCAATCCGCTCGGCACGGTGCATGGTGGATGGACGGCGACGATCATGGATTCTGCCCTCGGCTGCGCGGTTTTCACCACGGTGAAACCGGGCGAAGCCTATACGACCGTCGAGTTCAAGGTGAACCTCGTGCGGCCGTTGCTTCCGGGCACGGGCGAAGTCTTCTGCGAGGGGCGTATCGTCCATCGCGGTCGCACGATCGCGACGTCCGAAGCCTGGCTGCGCGACGTCAACGGCAAACTGCTGGCCCATGGCACCGAGACTTGCGCGATCTTTCCGATCGACAATCTGCGGCGCTAA
- a CDS encoding PhoX family protein, translated as MDKHLAQTEETEFKTLTERREELEDIGHNCSTNPTMGDIIHRRFSRRSFIGGSLAVAAISTTVSPLALLTADEARAEEGSRFDFTEIEAGVDEKHHVAEGYDADILLRWGDKIFADSPEFDPKNQTAAAQEKLFGYNNDYVGFIPLEGSADHGLLVVNHEYTNAELMFPAFASVVKEKVTKDGKEVEEEKVVLGEYTKELVDIEMAAHGGTIIEIRKVDGKWQPVLDGKNNRRITVNTAMQITGPAAGHDRLKTPSDPTGKKVFGTLNNCAGGVTAWGTYMMAEENFNGYFGGEIAEDHPEYKQLKRLGAPGGQYEWASFYDRFDVSKEPNEANRFGWIVEVDALDPTSVPKKRTALGRFKHEGCESIVNKDGRVVLYSGDDERYDYVYKFVTKGTFNPDDRAANMDLFDEGTLYVAKFDEDGTVTWMPLTHGEGPLTEANGFASQADVLINTRLVSDALGATKMDRPEDVQPNPKTGKVYVMLTNNTKRKAEEVDAANPRAKNAFGHIVEITETDGDFASLKSRWDVLLKCGDPAVAEVGASFSTATTKNGWFGMPDNCAIDTDGRLWVSTDGNNEKDTGRADGIWAIDTDGAARGTSKLFFRVPVGAEMCGPCFNPTSDTFFLAVQHPGDAGLATYETPATRWPDFRDDMPVRPAVVAVTKKGGGRIG; from the coding sequence ATGGACAAGCATCTCGCCCAGACGGAAGAGACCGAATTCAAGACGCTGACGGAACGCAGGGAAGAGCTGGAAGACATCGGCCACAACTGTTCCACCAACCCGACGATGGGCGACATCATCCATCGCCGCTTCTCGCGCCGCTCCTTCATCGGCGGCTCGCTCGCAGTCGCCGCGATCTCGACGACGGTCAGCCCGCTCGCTCTCCTGACTGCTGACGAAGCACGCGCCGAGGAAGGCTCGCGCTTCGACTTCACCGAGATCGAAGCCGGCGTCGACGAGAAGCACCATGTCGCCGAAGGGTATGACGCGGATATCCTTTTGCGCTGGGGCGACAAGATCTTCGCCGACAGCCCGGAGTTCGACCCGAAGAACCAGACGGCCGCCGCCCAGGAAAAACTCTTCGGCTACAACAACGACTATGTCGGCTTCATCCCGCTCGAGGGTAGCGCCGACCACGGCCTCCTGGTCGTCAACCACGAATATACCAATGCCGAGCTGATGTTCCCGGCCTTCGCCAGCGTGGTGAAGGAAAAGGTAACCAAGGACGGCAAGGAGGTCGAAGAAGAGAAGGTCGTTCTCGGCGAGTATACCAAGGAACTGGTCGACATCGAGATGGCGGCACACGGAGGCACGATCATCGAGATCCGCAAGGTCGACGGTAAGTGGCAGCCGGTACTCGACGGCAAGAACAACCGTCGCATCACCGTCAACACCGCGATGCAGATCACCGGCCCGGCCGCCGGTCACGACCGCCTGAAGACGCCGTCCGACCCGACCGGAAAGAAGGTGTTCGGCACGCTCAACAACTGCGCCGGCGGCGTCACCGCCTGGGGCACCTACATGATGGCCGAAGAAAACTTCAACGGCTATTTCGGCGGCGAGATCGCCGAGGACCATCCGGAATACAAGCAGCTGAAGCGCCTGGGCGCACCGGGCGGCCAGTACGAATGGGCGTCCTTCTACGACCGGTTCGACGTTTCCAAGGAGCCGAACGAAGCCAATCGTTTCGGCTGGATCGTCGAAGTCGACGCGCTGGATCCGACGTCCGTGCCAAAGAAGCGCACCGCCCTAGGCCGCTTCAAGCACGAAGGCTGCGAATCAATCGTCAACAAGGACGGTCGCGTCGTGCTCTATTCCGGTGACGACGAGCGCTACGACTATGTCTACAAGTTCGTAACCAAGGGCACCTTCAACCCTGACGACCGCGCCGCCAACATGGACCTCTTCGACGAGGGCACGCTCTATGTCGCCAAGTTCGACGAAGACGGTACCGTCACCTGGATGCCGCTGACGCACGGCGAGGGCCCGCTGACCGAAGCCAACGGATTTGCCTCGCAGGCCGACGTGCTGATCAACACCCGCCTTGTCTCCGACGCGCTTGGTGCCACCAAGATGGACCGTCCGGAAGACGTCCAGCCGAACCCCAAGACGGGCAAGGTCTACGTGATGCTGACCAACAACACGAAGCGCAAGGCAGAAGAAGTCGACGCCGCCAACCCGCGCGCCAAGAACGCCTTCGGCCACATCGTCGAGATCACCGAAACCGATGGCGACTTTGCCTCGCTGAAGAGCCGCTGGGACGTGCTCCTGAAGTGCGGCGACCCTGCTGTTGCCGAGGTCGGCGCCTCGTTCTCGACCGCGACCACCAAGAACGGCTGGTTCGGCATGCCCGACAACTGCGCGATCGACACCGACGGCCGCCTCTGGGTTTCGACCGATGGCAACAATGAGAAGGACACCGGCCGCGCCGACGGCATCTGGGCGATCGACACGGATGGCGCCGCCCGCGGCACGTCGAAGCTCTTTTTCCGCGTTCCTGTTGGCGCCGAAATGTGCGGCCCCTGCTTCAACCCGACCTCGGACACCTTCTTCCTCGCCGTCCAGCACCCGGGCGACGCTGGCCTTGCAACTTACGAGACGCCGGCCACACGCTGGCCGGACTTTAGGGACGACATGCCGGTTCGCCCGGCGGTCGTCGCCGTCACCAAAAAGGGCGGCGGACGGATCGGCTGA
- a CDS encoding DUF2339 domain-containing protein: protein MFELFAFVAFILALSAFAGGRKTAERLGAEIAALKAEVARLKASSGEGIHGESTSEELAAAPELPVEPETVEDTGGDLAASAAEGARIFGGEEKAADIEVEETIVASTEAPQPVPAAPRQTESLESRLGARWAVWVGGIALALGGVFMVKYSIDAGLLSPAVRLTLAALFGLLLMAAGEVIRRRAVPVIANEFQNAMIPGILTAAGAVTLFGVAYAAYGIYGYIGTGTAFVLLAAISLATVGLSLLHGQALAGLGLLASLATPALVSSGEPRPWVLFGFLSVVWLATLSASRLRSWTVVPTLANIGIGLWGLAYIAATSPFEPLPVAFALLVMIVGTGLIWPGATAPAPAPEVPEGAERRGAVAGPWERLFIPAHAAISISAAITATVLALLLISPAVAAVKYPVAEFAVVIAALAALGAWRPTAVYPAALSAVGAVAGVWSLTALSGVLAYLDPSLADALPTIVLPGRTAMITAMLLAALFVVLGGFVLSRRLVTHPQYSTLWAGIAAIVPIALTAMSFVMTGNYAFDLPHGLFSLVAGAALLGLADWLYRRDGEVEARETAAGLLVAGSFAFFVLTLHAWTDGLVTTLAIAVLGTAYALATRIRTWPILPWMTGAAAVVVLGRIAWEPTIVGAGNLGTTPVFNALLPGYGIPAVLLAGSAYFLRSWPGTRVRNLLQALASLFVLLTLAILVRHAMNGGVLDSAVPTLGEQSIYTLLAIGASAIFMSLDLKSPSPVFRYGGMGLGVLSMLSVLSAHLLGLNPYFSGELLGHIPFFDLLLIGYLLPGLGYAGLAWYARDKRPLPYVMALAVSGAVLAFAWASLTVRRVWQGENIADWKGFLQGETYTYSVVWLLLGVLLLVLGSRFHAKSIRIASAVLVFVAVLKVFLIDMSNLEGFLRALSFIGLGGVLIGIGLFYQKILSGVGVASTVPTSSAEQQ, encoded by the coding sequence ATGTTCGAACTCTTTGCCTTTGTTGCCTTTATCCTCGCTCTTTCCGCCTTCGCCGGCGGTCGCAAGACGGCCGAGCGACTGGGGGCCGAAATCGCCGCGCTGAAGGCGGAGGTCGCAAGGCTGAAGGCCTCTTCGGGCGAAGGCATTCATGGCGAATCAACGAGCGAAGAGCTGGCAGCCGCGCCCGAATTGCCGGTGGAACCGGAGACGGTCGAGGATACCGGCGGCGACCTAGCGGCCAGCGCGGCCGAGGGCGCCCGCATCTTCGGTGGCGAGGAGAAGGCGGCGGATATCGAAGTCGAAGAGACGATTGTTGCCAGCACGGAAGCGCCACAGCCGGTTCCGGCGGCGCCCCGTCAGACCGAAAGCCTGGAAAGCCGTCTCGGCGCGCGTTGGGCCGTCTGGGTCGGTGGCATCGCGCTCGCGCTCGGCGGCGTCTTCATGGTCAAATATTCGATCGATGCCGGTCTCTTGAGCCCCGCGGTTCGCCTGACGCTCGCTGCCCTTTTCGGCCTCTTGCTGATGGCGGCAGGCGAGGTCATCCGCAGGCGCGCGGTGCCCGTGATCGCCAATGAATTCCAGAATGCGATGATCCCCGGCATCCTGACTGCCGCCGGTGCCGTCACTCTCTTCGGGGTCGCCTATGCGGCCTACGGCATCTACGGCTATATCGGCACAGGTACGGCATTCGTGCTGCTGGCCGCGATTTCGCTGGCGACCGTTGGCCTGTCGCTGCTGCACGGGCAGGCGCTCGCCGGCCTCGGCCTGCTTGCCTCGCTCGCAACGCCGGCGCTGGTCTCGAGCGGCGAGCCGCGCCCCTGGGTGCTTTTCGGCTTTCTCTCGGTCGTCTGGCTGGCGACGCTTTCTGCCTCGCGGCTGCGCAGCTGGACCGTGGTTCCGACTTTGGCCAATATCGGCATCGGGCTGTGGGGGCTGGCTTACATCGCCGCGACCTCGCCATTCGAGCCGTTGCCGGTCGCGTTCGCACTGCTGGTGATGATCGTTGGTACCGGCCTCATCTGGCCCGGTGCCACGGCGCCGGCGCCGGCGCCCGAAGTGCCCGAAGGAGCGGAGCGACGCGGTGCCGTTGCCGGACCATGGGAGCGGCTCTTTATCCCGGCGCATGCGGCGATCTCCATTTCCGCGGCGATCACCGCAACGGTGCTTGCGCTCCTCCTCATCAGCCCGGCGGTGGCCGCGGTCAAATATCCGGTGGCGGAATTTGCCGTCGTCATTGCGGCGCTGGCAGCCCTTGGGGCATGGCGGCCGACGGCGGTCTACCCCGCCGCGCTTTCGGCGGTCGGCGCTGTCGCCGGCGTCTGGAGCCTGACGGCGCTGAGCGGCGTGCTCGCCTATCTCGATCCCTCACTGGCCGACGCCCTGCCGACGATCGTGCTGCCCGGGCGGACGGCCATGATCACGGCAATGCTGCTTGCGGCGCTGTTCGTCGTGCTCGGCGGCTTCGTGCTGTCGCGCCGTCTCGTCACTCATCCGCAATATTCGACGCTCTGGGCAGGAATTGCCGCGATCGTCCCGATCGCGCTTACCGCCATGTCGTTCGTGATGACCGGCAATTATGCCTTCGACCTGCCGCACGGCCTGTTCTCGCTCGTCGCCGGGGCCGCGCTGCTTGGGCTGGCGGATTGGCTCTACCGCCGCGACGGCGAGGTGGAGGCGCGCGAAACGGCGGCCGGACTGCTGGTGGCCGGCTCGTTCGCGTTCTTCGTCCTCACGCTTCATGCTTGGACGGACGGGCTCGTGACGACGCTTGCGATTGCGGTGCTCGGAACGGCCTATGCGCTCGCGACCCGCATCCGCACCTGGCCGATCCTGCCTTGGATGACCGGTGCGGCGGCCGTTGTCGTTCTCGGGCGCATCGCTTGGGAACCGACGATCGTTGGCGCAGGCAATCTCGGCACCACGCCCGTCTTCAACGCACTCTTGCCGGGCTACGGCATACCTGCGGTGCTGCTTGCGGGCTCCGCCTACTTCCTGAGATCCTGGCCTGGCACGCGGGTGCGCAACCTTTTACAGGCGCTTGCCAGCCTCTTCGTGCTGTTGACGCTCGCGATCCTGGTGCGTCATGCGATGAACGGCGGCGTGCTCGACAGCGCGGTGCCGACACTCGGCGAGCAGTCGATCTACACGCTGCTGGCAATCGGTGCCTCGGCCATTTTCATGAGCCTCGATTTGAAGTCGCCGAGCCCGGTTTTCCGCTATGGCGGCATGGGCCTCGGCGTGCTCTCGATGCTGTCGGTGCTTTCTGCGCATCTTCTTGGCCTCAACCCCTATTTCAGCGGGGAACTTCTCGGCCATATCCCATTCTTCGATCTGCTCTTGATCGGCTATTTGCTGCCAGGGCTCGGCTATGCGGGGCTCGCCTGGTATGCGCGCGACAAGCGGCCCTTGCCCTATGTCATGGCGCTTGCGGTCAGCGGCGCGGTTCTCGCCTTCGCCTGGGCAAGTCTCACGGTCCGCCGTGTCTGGCAGGGGGAAAACATCGCGGACTGGAAGGGCTTCCTGCAGGGCGAGACCTACACCTATTCGGTCGTCTGGCTGCTGCTCGGCGTGCTGTTGCTCGTGCTCGGCTCGCGCTTCCACGCCAAGAGCATCCGCATTGCCTCGGCCGTTCTCGTCTTCGTCGCCGTGCTGAAGGTGTTCCTGATCGACATGTCCAACCTCGAAGGTTTCCTGCGGGCCCTGTCCTTCATCGGACTTGGCGGGGTATTGATCGGGATAGGACTCTTCTATCAGAAGATTCTTTCCGGTGTCGGCGTCGCATCAACGGTGCCGACAAGTTCTGCCGAGCAGCAATAG
- a CDS encoding HD domain-containing protein, translated as MTRISKLAAAFAPHEDLAAVLLPHAFAADDGSHDAAHLIRVWKNAARIQAEEGGDPRSLAAAVLLHDCVSVEKNSPLRTEASRLAAEKATGILRELGWDAEETAAVAHAILTHSFSANIEPETLEARILQDADRLDAIGMVGAARCFYIAGRMGSGLYDPLDPLAEARALDDKAFAIDHFETKLFRLADGFKTEAGRRLATEREQRLRDVLAMMLDEI; from the coding sequence ATGACTCGCATTTCGAAACTGGCGGCCGCCTTCGCGCCGCATGAGGATCTCGCCGCGGTGCTGTTGCCGCATGCCTTTGCCGCCGATGACGGATCGCACGATGCCGCGCATCTGATCCGCGTCTGGAAGAATGCTGCGCGCATCCAGGCGGAAGAGGGCGGCGATCCGCGTTCGCTCGCCGCTGCGGTGCTGCTGCATGATTGCGTCTCGGTGGAAAAGAATTCTCCATTGCGCACTGAGGCGTCGCGGTTGGCGGCGGAAAAGGCGACCGGCATTCTGCGGGAGCTTGGCTGGGATGCGGAAGAAACAGCCGCGGTGGCGCATGCCATCCTGACGCACAGTTTCTCGGCAAATATCGAGCCGGAGACGTTGGAGGCGCGGATCCTTCAGGATGCCGATCGGCTGGATGCGATCGGCATGGTCGGCGCCGCCCGCTGCTTCTATATCGCCGGGCGCATGGGGAGCGGCCTCTATGACCCGCTCGATCCGTTGGCGGAAGCGCGGGCGCTCGATGACAAGGCTTTTGCCATCGATCATTTCGAGACCAAGCTCTTCCGGCTGGCCGATGGCTTCAAGACCGAGGCTGGCCGCCGGCTGGCGACGGAGCGCGAGCAGCGGTTGCGCGATGTGCTTGCCATGATGCTCGACGAAATCTAA